A part of Salmo salar chromosome ssa18, Ssal_v3.1, whole genome shotgun sequence genomic DNA contains:
- the ovol1a gene encoding putative transcription factor Ovo-like 1a, whose amino-acid sequence MPRAFLVKKARYSPGKRNWSEQPDHERGYVYIPVSAFPLLEETEASPAETALCLSTTTRYEYTKRTESLLHDVHSVMTPRAELPSCTVLGQPQSPGQGLEVKRRAQSSTYVRSKIKVTTGELPSEIPIPPRPSVPEITTTPVALTTSATGPVSTVTRSGTGAQASFVCQMCQKVFQYQRMLNRHLKCHSDTKRHLCNHCGKGFNDTFDLKRHVRTHTGVRPYKCSLCDKAFTQRCSLESHMKKIHGVTLQYAFKERRNKLYVCEECGHTAPSQDALLKHYHALHPNSAFLRVKGGTGAGGEGGEESMPGSPLSNSQYSDDTTGSGGQ is encoded by the exons ATGCCGCGAGCCTTCCTTGTAAAGAAGGCGAGATACTCTCCCGGTAAGCGGAACTGGAGCGAGCAGCCAGACCACGAGCGCGGGTACGTCTATATCCCAG TGTCTGCATTCCCCTTATTGGAGGAGACTGAAGCCAGCCCAGCAGAgaccgctctctgtctctccacgaCGACACGCTACGAATACACCAAACGCACAGAATCACTCCTGCATGACGTGCACAGCGTGATGACCCCTAGAGCGGAGCTGCCCTCGTGCACGGTGCTGGGTCAACCCCAAAGCCCGGGTCAGGGGTTGGAGGTCAAGAGGAGGGCACAGAGCAGCACCTACGTCCGCTCCAAAATCAAG gtgACTACAGGTGAGCTACCCAGTGAGATTCCAATACCTCCCCGGCCTTCCGTCCCCGAAATCACCACCACACCTGTTGCCTTGACGACGTCCGCTACTGGCCCGGTCTCCACAGTAACGAGGTCAGGGACAGGTGCTCAGGCGTCGTTCGTGTGCCAG ATGTGCCAGAAGGTGTTCCAGTACCAGAGGATGTTGAACCGGCACCTGAAGTGTCACAGTGATACAAAGAGACACCTGTGTAACCACTGTGGTAAAGGATTTAACGACACCTTCGACCTGAAGAGACAcgtcaggacacacacag GAGTACGTCCCTACAAGTGTTCTCTCTGTGACAAGGCCTTCACCCAGCGCTGCTCTCTAGAGTCTCACATGAAGAAGATCCACGGTGTGACCCTGCAGTACGCCTTTAAGGAGAGACGCAACAAACTCTACGTCTGTGAGGAGTGTGGCCACACCGCCCCTTCCCAGGATGCACTGCTCAAACACTACCACGCCCTCCACCCCAACTCCGCCTTCCTGAGGGTGAAGGGAGGGACAGGGGCGGGGGGTGAGGGGGGTGAGGAGTCAATGCCTGGGTCGCCGCTTTCGAACAGTCAGTATAGTGATGATACTACAGGATCAGGGGGGCAatag